Within Gemmatimonadota bacterium, the genomic segment CTCATAGCCATTGGTCTCAATCCACTGAACGCCCGCTTGATAGGCCAGAGGAAAACCTTCAAAGCCTCCGTGATGTACCAGACACGCCATTTGATCACCCGGCAACTCGTGGACCTTGACATCATCACCTTCTGGTATGGTTTTTTTGATCGGTATGTTTGCTTCGGGTTTAAAATTTTCATGCCATACCGTAATGCCCGGTCCCGCAAACTGTCCCTTGTGTTTCACAACATGGGCGACAACCCCATTGTACAGGCGGTCCATCACAGAACCGATGGCAGCAAAGTGGGGAACGGCCTCCTGTTTAGAAGCGACCAGAACCGGATCAACTGTTTTGATGACAACTTCATAATCTGGCATTTTATCCTCCATTTCGATAAGACTCAGTCTGGCTCCCACGCGGGCAACGCGTTCCCGGATATCTCTGGCAAGATCTTCGAGTTCGACCTGTTTCTGCAAAAGCATATCGCGAAGTTGATCGGCCGAAAGGTCTTCTTTCAGCATTTGATCAATCTGGCTCAACGACAGACCCAGGTCTTTGAGAGCCAGCAGGCGATTGAGCCGTGGGAGTTGCTCGAATGAGTAAAAGCGGTAGCCGGTTTGCTCATCGATGTAATCGGATTTGAACAAACCAATCTCGTCGTAGTAGCGCAACGTCTTGACAGGCACATCGACAAGCCTGGCAAATTCTCCAATCTTGAGCATGG encodes:
- a CDS encoding MerR family transcriptional regulator, whose translation is MLKIGEFARLVDVPVKTLRYYDEIGLFKSDYIDEQTGYRFYSFEQLPRLNRLLALKDLGLSLSQIDQMLKEDLSADQLRDMLLQKQVELEDLARDIRERVARVGARLSLIEMEDKMPDYEVVIKTVDPVLVASKQEAVPHFAAIGSVMDRLYNGVVAHVVKHKGQFAGPGITVWHENFKPEANIPIKKTIPEGDDVKVHELPGDQMACLVHHGGFEGFPLAYQAGVQWIETNGYEITGPNREVYLQFRPDGDPKDYVTEIQFPIAKV